The following is a genomic window from Nitrospira sp..
GACGACCGGACGGCAGATGGTGTCTCTGACCCGCGTCACCGGCATCTTGTTGACCGGGCGGGTGGTCGGGTTTGGATTGATGCTGATCAACTCCGTCGTCCTTGCCCGTTCGTTGGGTGTCGAGGCGCTGGGTACGTATGGGTATGCGACGGGTCTTGCGGCCCTGTTCGGGCTCGTCCCGAACCTCGGGATCACCACGCTCATCACCCGCGCCGTCGCTCAGGACCCCGACCATAACCGTGAATTCTTTCGGAAGGCAAGGCAGGCGCAAGCCGTCCTGGGCGTAATAGTGTTTGTCGCCGTCGTGCTCCTGGCCGCCCTCCTTCCTTACCGATTGGTGCCGATCGATCAGGCAGCCCTAGCGGCATTGCAGCTGAGTATCGGTTCCTTCAGTTGGCCGTACTTGGCCCTGCTGGGAGGACGGGGCCGTTATGATCGTTTGGCCTTGTCGGAATTCGTAACCGGAGTCGGCGGTACCGGAATCGTCCTGATGACGGCTGTCTGGTTCGGCAGTGTGACCTCCTTTCTCTGTGCCAACGTCGCGACGGCGCTTGTCGCCAACGTGGTGGCGAGGATTGTGGCCAAGCCGTTCCTGCCGGCGTCCGACGGACCGGCCTGTTCATTCGGCACGTTGTTTCGTCAGGCGATTCCCTTCGGAGCCGGCGCGATCGTGCAGAGCTTCTACCGCAGGGTGGACATGGTCCTACTCGGCCAGCTGACATCCGCCGCGACGGTCGGGCTGTACAGCGCCGCCTACAAGCCGATCAATATGCTGTTGAACTTCGGGTCCAGCGCGGCAGGCACGCTCTTTCCGTTCCTCGTCCAGGAATCGCGCAGCGGTCCTTCGGGCACGTTCGATCGAGTGTTGCGGGTGTTCGTGGTGGTGGCGCCGGTGGTGGCGCTGCTCTTCAGCGGCCTTGCCCGTCCGCTGCTTGTCCTCCTGTACGGACCGGAATTCACTGCCGCCGCGACGATATTGTCGATCCTTGCCTGGTCCACTGCCGCCAATTGGCTGTATGCGCCGGTGAGTATCGCGTTGCAGGCTCGCGGCATGGAGCGCTGGTGGATGGCCGGCTCGTCTGTCGCCTTCATCGCGAATGTATCGTTGAACTGGTGGCTCATCCCTCGATGGGGAGGAGAAGGGGCGGCGGTTGCGACCCTCATGTGCGAAGGATGGTTGCTCATCGCCGGCATGTGGGTCTTGCAGCGAACCTGGAACATGGCACCTGCCATCCACACCAGCCTCGCCTGCTGCGCCGCCACTCTCTGCAGTGCCGGTCTGCTGTTCGGGCTGAGGCCGTGGGGAGACGTTGCAGCCACGGCGGGAGCGGTGATCCTTTATGCGGCGTTGACCTTCCTGTTTCGTGTCGCCACGACGGACGACGTCGCCAAGTTGTTGGGGCGGTTTCGCGAGTCGATGTACGGTCACGCTCGCGCCTGACCGGCCGGCCGGTCGGTCAGGGCATGGGCAGAGGTTCGAATGGTGGTTGGAATCGACGCGGGGCCGTTGTTGGGGCAGAGGGGCATCAGCCGCTATGTCACCCCGTTGATCCGCCGATTGCTGACCACCGACGTCTCGACCGCCTTCGAACTCCTGCTGCGTCGCAGTTGGATGGATCAGGCCACCGGCTCGGAATTGGGCGATCTGGCTCCGTTGTCTCGGATCTCGACGCCCGATCGGCTGTTGTCGTTTTGGTGGGATCGATTCGACGCGCCGTTTCCCTGGCAACGAACGTTGTGGAACCGCCTCGATGTCTATTTCGATACCTGCCTCATGGGACCGATCCTGGGACAGGGCAAGGTCATCGCGTTGGTCTACGACCTGATCCCCCTTCGGCTTCCGAAACTGTTCACGGACCATCGAACGTTTCGACACAGGATGGAGCGGGTATGCCGGCGGGCGACGGCCCTGGTCGCCATTTCAGCGCAGACCAAACAGGATCTCGTCGACCTCCTGGGCATCGATCCGGCGAAGATCTCGGTCATCTATCCGGGAGCACCCGAGGCCGTCGCCATGCCTGACCAGATACGTATCGATACGGTGCTGCACAAACATCATATCGCCGGCCCCTACCTGCTGTATGTCGGCGCCCTCGGCCCTCACAAAAATGTGGCGACGTTGGTGCAAGCCTATGAACGGGCTCGTGCCGTCGGCTCTCTCGAGGACAAATTGGTGATCGCAGGTTGGCACACCTGGGGTCGGCCGACGTTGGATCTTGTGGCCCGCTCACCGGTCAAGGAGGACATCATCCTCACGGGGTTCGTTCCCGACGAAGAATTGTTCTGCCTGTACGCCGGGGCAGATCTGTTCCTGTTTCCGTCGCTGTACGAAGGGTTCGGCCTTCCGGTCTTGGAGGCGATGGCCTACGGTCTTCCGGTGATGACTTCCAATACCGGCGCCTTGCCGGAAGCAATCGGCGAGGCCGGGATCTCGGTCGATCCTCACGATCCAGACGCCTGGGCCGGGAATATCGTTCGCATCATGGGTGATGCCGATCTTCGTCGGACCATGGCGCGGCAGAGCCTCCGACAAGCCGAACGGTTTTCTTGGACGCGCAGTGCGGACAGGTTGCAGGGCCTGTTCGAACAGGTGCATCGGGGAGGAGCGCAGTGAACCCCGCGACCTTCTACGATCGGGAGTATTTTGAAGGGCAGCGACGGCAAAGCCCGCCGCATTCCCGCCGACTGATCTATCCCTTGGCTGAGAGAACGGCGAGGTATCTCTGTCGTCGCCGAATTCCCGACCTGGCGCTCGATCTTGGTTGCGCGAAGGGATATCTGGTGGAAGCGTTGCAGGTCTGCGGTGTCCGTCTGGCGGTCGGAATGGATGTGAGCCGCTATGCCCTGTCCCATTGTGACGCATCGGTGAAGGGCCTGGTGCTGATCGGGGATGCGACCGGCGCGATCCCGTTGCAATCGTCCACCTGCGATCTGATTACGGCGCTGGACCTGTTCGAGCACCTGGCCGATCCGCAGTCGTCTCTGAGAGAGATCAGACGGTTATTGACCGATCGTGGATGTGCCTATCTCAAAATTTGCCATCCGCGCCATCCGAATGCCCACCGCGATCCCTCTCACGTCAACGTGCAACCGCTTTCCTATTGGACGGAACTCTTTAGACAAGCGGGTTTCGCGTGGAAGCGGATCTACGAAACCGAGGTCACCGGAGTCGCCACGCGATTGGATCGTTGCAAATCGCTCGTGCGGCTGGTCAGGGAGTGGGCCGTGATCGGCAATCCGGCCGATTACAAGTTTCTGCTATGGAAACAGTCGTGAGCGGGCCACCATGGGACGAGGAGAACAGGCAGAGCCTGTCTCGAACAGTCCGGCAAGCGGGTGATCGAACGTGCCAGGTCGAATGGTCTGGCGTGTCCTCTGTTGCATCGGGCATGGCGGGTGGGGGGTGCGGTATATGACCGAGAACGAGATCGAACCGGCTGGGACCTATCGACCGCAATTTCGTTTTCGCCTGAGGGGTCTCGTCCGGCTGTTGGACACATTTCCTGGGATCAAGGAGCGGATTGCGGCTCCGTTGCGGACCCTGCTCAGGCAGTGCTTCGAGCCCGGCATGGTGACCACCGAGCGAGTCATCGAATATCCGTTCGTCTTCCAACAACTCCACGGCGTTACGGGACCGGTGCTCGATGTCGGGTGTTGCCAGAGCCGCCTGCCCATTGCGCTGGCATCGCGCGGCTTTCACGTCGTCGGGATGGACTTCAACCTGTATCCCTATGCGCATCCCGGCCTACGTGCCATCCGCGGGGACCTCATGAAGATGCCGTTCGGAACCGGAACCTTTTCAGCCGTGCTGGCAGTCTCGGCCATCGAGCATATCGGCATCGGCCATTACGGTGAACCGGAGTCCGGCAACGGTGACCTGGTCGCGTTACGTGAAATCGCGCGGATCCTCAAACCAGGTGGGAAGGCCGTGATCACGGTTCCCTACGGCAGGGCGCTCACGAACGATTGGATGAGGGTCTATGATGAGCCGCGTCTGCGGCAGTTGATGGCACCGCTTCGAATCGCAGGGGTGGAATATGCCATCAGCCGGACCGGTCTCTGGATGCCCGCTTCGTCTGCGGAGGCGGCGGAAGTGGACTGGAACGGACCGCAGCGGTCCGTCGCGTTGCTCGTGGGAGAAAAGGCGGCGGCATGATGGCGAAGCGTCTGTTGTTCCTGGCCCCGGCGCCGCCTTCCGATCGTCATGGCGGGGGTGCCTTGCGCATGTTGCATCTGCTGCGTTATCTGGGCAGCCGTTACGAGGTGGATCTGATCGCACCGGCTCTCGACGGGGTGGAGGACAGCCGACGGTTGTTGAAGAATGTCTGCGCCGAGATGGTCTTCGTTCCGTCACAGGGCCCCGGGCTCCTCGATCGCATCGGCCACATCAGCCCCTATGTCAAAGATCGGGCGCTGACCGATGTGGTGCGAGAGCGGCTGGAGAGCGGGACGTATGGAGCGGTCCAATTGGAAAAGCCTGCGATGATTCCCTATGTGCCGTCTGACGTGGCTGTGCCGCTGGTGCTGGACACCTGGGCCTATGGCCTGGCCGGTCCGTTACGCGCGCTCAGGATTGGAAGCGGTGAGATCAGCCGCCCAAGGCAACTGATGCGTCTGATCAAGTTCGGGCTCTTCGACCGGTTTTGTTGGCCTGCGATCCATTCGCTTCTGGTGGTTTCGGAGGAAGACCGTACCCGTTGCGAACGTGCCCGTCCCTGGCAACGGGTGCTGCTGGTTCCCAACGGCGTCGATTGCCGGACGATCCTTCCCAAGCCGGATCACCGCGCTGCGTCGCCCGTGCTGTTGTTCACGGGTGATATGGGATTCGAGCCCAATATCGACGCGGCGACCTTTCTTGCCTCCGACCTGTTTCCCGCCGTCCGTCGAGAATTTCCTCAGGCGGAATTGCGACTAGTCGGTCGGAATCCGAGCCGGGCTGTGCGACGTCTGGAAGGCTTAGGCATTCAGGTGACCGGCGCGGTCCCGGCTATGTTGGAGCATCTGCACGCCGCAACCATCTATGTCGCCCCGCATTTCACCGGTTCCGGGACCAGAACGAAGCTGTTGGAAGCGATGGCGGCGGGATTGCCGATCATCACAACCTCGATAGGGATCGAGGGAATCAAGGTGCAGCCGGGGAGGGACCTTGTGGTCGCAGACCAGGCTGCCGACATGATCGAATCGATTCACACGTTGCTGGCGAGCCAGACAGATCGGGAACGGTTTGGACGTGCCGCCCGTCACATGGCTGAGGTCTGGTACGACTGGAGCAGCTGTCTTTGGCCGCTGGAGCCGCTCTATCACGATCTGCTGACTGAGAAGGCGGCGGCATGTTGACGGTCTCTGTCGTCATACCGGTGAAGAACGCTGTCCGCACGCTCTCCGCCTGCCTCCGCGCGTTGGATCGGCTGGTCCCCGCACCGGCAGAAATCATCCTTGTGGACAATGGTTCGACCGATGAGTCATCGGCCATCCTCAAGGCGTTCGTGCTTGCTTGCAAGACCACCAGGGTACGACTGATCGACGAATCGACTCCCGGTGCCGCTGCCGCGAGGAATGCCGGGATCCGAGTCGCGAGCAGTGAGATCGTGGCCTTTACCGATGCCGATTGCGCGCCGCAGGCAAACTGGCTCTCGGTGTTGCTCGAACCGTTTGCGGATGTTCACACGGGGGCGGTTGCCGGCAGCCTCGTCGGGGTCTTCGACCGATCGCTCTGTGAATTGTTCAGCTCGCTGTATACCTTGCAGTCGTCTCGCGAGGCCGACACCTTCACGTCATGGACTCCCTGGTCCGGCGGGTTTCCCACGGCGAACCTGGCGGTGCGGCGAAGCCTCCTGGAGACCCTCAAGGGATTCGATGAAGACGTGACGATTTACGGGGAAGACTACGACCTCTGCGCCAGGCTCTATCGGCAGCAGGTGTCCATCGTCTATCGACCGGACGCCCGCGTGACCCATCACCACCGAACGACGGTCGGCGACATCGTGCGGCAGGCCTTCGGATTCGGGCGGGGCCAGGCCTATCTGGTGCGTCGCCATCGCCCGGCCGGACTCTGGCTTGAGTTGCCGCGTCTGATGGTCCGATGGCCAAACCTGCCGTTGCATGGGTGGGTCGATTCCGCTTCTCCGGACAAGAAGTTGTTCGGGCTGATACTGCTGGGACTGCTCTATCAGCCCCTGTGGTCCCTGTTGCCCTGTTTTTTGTTCTGGATGACCTACGAAACCAGGACCCGCGCTCGCGCCGTAGGCTCGGTCCTTTCGCCGACCGCTGCCTTGAGTCTGGTGTGGATGCTCTTGCTGAAGGCGGGGGCCATGACGGCCGGCCGCTGGTGGGGCTCGTTCCGCTATGGCACTTTGTGTTTGTAAACGGCTGTCGGGATGAATGATGGATGAGACGATGGGATCGACGGGGATGAACGAACGGTTGTCCGTCATCATCTGCAGCAAGGATCGCCGCAGGGACCTAGAGCGGGCGATCGAGTCCGTGCGGCGGTCCGGACCGATGGCCGCCTCGGCAGAACTGGTGGTGGTCGAGGAGGGCGATCGTTCGGAGCCGCTGTCGGGCGTCCAGTATGTTCACCTCCCCAGGCACCACCGCGGATTCGGCTATGCGCGGAATGTGGCGATCAAGGCAGCGACGGGAAGTCTGTTGTTGTTTCTCGACGACGATTGCGAGGCGGCGGTAGGATGGGCCGAAGCGCTGGTCACGCCCTTTCAGCAATCGTCTGACATTCTCGGAGTCGCCGGCGCCGTCGCCGTTAAACATTGCGGCCTCGTCGGTTACGCGGAACATATTCTCGGCTTTCCCGGCGGCGGGCTGCGCTATGTCCATGAGGCGCAGGGGCGGGTCGTTCCCACGGCATATTTGTCTACCTGCAACTGTGCCTATCGTCGAACCGCCTTGGAACAGATCGGAGGATTCCCGGAGGAAGCGAAGGCCGGCAGCGAAGATGCGTTGGTGGCGGAGCGCCTGTCGCATCTGGGAACCTGTCTCTACAACCCGCAGGCCGTCGTCTATCATCGCACCCGTGATCGGCTCGGCGCAGTCCTGTGCTGGTTCGTGCGGCGCGGATTCAGCGAGATGGCGTCTCTATCGCATCGCCGCGATCGGCGGTCCTATCGTTGGTATCTGCTCCGCAGTTCCTGGACCATCCGGGTGACCCTGTTGACGGTGCTGGTCGTCGGCGTTCCGCCGCTGCTCATGCTGGCGCCCTTTGGAATGGTGCTCTATTATGCGGCCATGCTCTTGCGCTTCCGCTTTGCTCGTCTCTATCCCACCCATCGGAGCGCCTGGTGGCTGGTTCCCCTGGTAAAACTCACCATGGACACCGGCCATGAATTGGGTCGATGGAAATTCATCCTGGCAGGAGGCAGGACATGACCGCGTCACCGGTCCTGTTCCTCTCGAATCACGGTCCTATCGTGGGCGGAGGGGAGATCAGCCTGCTGACCCTGATGACGGCCCTCGACCAGACGCGCTGGCGCCCGCTTTTGGTGGTTCCTGAAGAGGGTCGGGTTGCGGACGAGGCTCGCGTTGCCGGCATTCCCACCTGGGTGATTCCGTTCCCCACTCTCAAGAAACCGCAGAGGGCGTTGTTCAGCACGGTCGGTGACCTTCGTTCCCTCATGCTGGCTCA
Proteins encoded in this region:
- a CDS encoding glycosyltransferase family protein → MMAKRLLFLAPAPPSDRHGGGALRMLHLLRYLGSRYEVDLIAPALDGVEDSRRLLKNVCAEMVFVPSQGPGLLDRIGHISPYVKDRALTDVVRERLESGTYGAVQLEKPAMIPYVPSDVAVPLVLDTWAYGLAGPLRALRIGSGEISRPRQLMRLIKFGLFDRFCWPAIHSLLVVSEEDRTRCERARPWQRVLLVPNGVDCRTILPKPDHRAASPVLLFTGDMGFEPNIDAATFLASDLFPAVRREFPQAELRLVGRNPSRAVRRLEGLGIQVTGAVPAMLEHLHAATIYVAPHFTGSGTRTKLLEAMAAGLPIITTSIGIEGIKVQPGRDLVVADQAADMIESIHTLLASQTDRERFGRAARHMAEVWYDWSSCLWPLEPLYHDLLTEKAAAC